The region AGGCTGGCTGCTGCTTTAATGCAGGTCTTTGCTTATTTTCTGAAAGCAAGCTAACAGCAAATGTAGCTGTTTTTTATTGATACAATATCTAAAGTGTATGAGTGCAGACCGTTTGCATGACACAGATTTGCAAACATGGTTCTCAACTGTACTGTATAAGATGCAGTAATATCAGGATTGTCATGTAGAAAATTAGTCACAATGTAGATCATAAACTACATAACTTGCACGGTACTCAATAACGAATAAAAAGCTAAACATTGAGCATGGGCTGCATTCTGTCCTACCTCATACTCATAATCAAATAATTAAGAATGTTCATTACAAAGAGAGAAATAATCGTTACTGCTTTAGCCGATAGTCATTTTTGATGTTTTATGGCAGATTAATAAGGTACCAATTGGATGAATATTGCAATTAAAGCAggaataaaatgataataaatatgCTTCCCTATTTATCATCAACTGAGTCATTGTCCATTAAACAATGATCACATCAATCAGATGTCCAACAGCAACAATGGAAAATTCATTATTAGCATGCTTTGTTTtctaagctgtgtgtgtttctggactGCTAAGCAATGCGCTCCAGGCTTTTAATTAAATTGTCTCTGTTGCTGATTCCCCTTCAAAATCCATCAGATGTGTTATCTTTTCTTGAGGTATAGTGACACATCAGACTGAAGTTAATTGAAATCTGGTCTGACTAACAGCAATGGTCTGTACAGTAATTGACAGGTAGTGATTTGCAATGGGAGTGGTATACAGAGGACATAAGAGGCTAGAACAGAGCAAACAAGATGTTGCCAGGTTTTTCAGGGTAGAATAGGAAAAATCACAGAAGCTTTGGCAGAGCTGGTTGGAACTTACACAATCTTACCTCCCATTAAATGTTCATTTGCATCGGAGAATAGAACTAAGTCACTGACGCACATCCTTGAATTTCACAAATGGTTTGCTGTTCTGTCACCATAGTGTCCACCTGACCCGCATCACTGCCTCTCCGTACGGGGCCAGCCTGCGCAGCTGAACAGCTCTCAGCTCTGTAAGCCACATATGCATGAAATACTCTGACTTTCAGAGAAAATCACATTCAGTAACCACTCCTTCTCTTTCCACCCGCTTTCTCCGTGAAGCTCTCAGCTCGGTGACCAGTGTTAGCAGCTGTTGTCTCCAGTCTCAGTGTCCCTACTCCCCATCGCTGGACGTCCTGCCCGGACCCTCACCATGGAGAGCCTGAGCGAGCTGCAGAACCCGCTCTTGGACAAGAACAGCAAGCACGTCGTGAAGGGCGACTACGGCTACAAGGGCGACTTCCCCAACAACCAGTACCAGGAGAACATTATCAACTACTTTGtgacggggggtgggggcaagGCCAAAGCCCACCAGCTGCTGGACGCTACCTCTCTGCACCTGGCCGTGGAGGCCTTCTACAAACCCAACTTCATCCTCTATAAGGACGACGTCAGCGTCAAAGGCAAGGATTACAAAAGCGAGTGTTGTGAGACCACGTTCACGGAGAACAAGGAGGCCACATCCGAGTGCGGCACCACCGAAGACCCCCAAGCCAAGCTACTGGGGGAGAACGACGTGAAGATCCAGACCGTGTCCTacgaggtggaggaggaggagtaccACGAATATGAGGTGAGAGGACGGCTATAGCGAGGGGGAGGGTCTAGCTTTTGATTTAAAGTCATCCTTATTCAATTATATCAAGGCCACAGTGCATTTTCAGGTCTGAGAGATTAAGAAGTTAACATGTTGGAGAAGGTCACATTTAGTCCTTAAGAGCAACAATTAGAGCAAAGAATTCTGCATGATTGCCCTCTGGGAAGtaatttggctctgtagtctgtagtaACGATCCATGGAGATGGGCTCCCTCAGATTAAAGTGAGGACATTTTACAGATACAGACTGTTATATCTTCTGTCAATATGCAGTTTGTCGCTTTGCAATCACTTTGTTGGTGCATCCTTGTAACAAAAACTTTGCAAGTGAAAAAATGTCAATAACTTCACACATTCCATTAGAAATTCTAGAACATTATGCTTTCTTGGCAAAGAGCGATCATTCTTATCATGATACAACACCACCCACAATCCCTACCTTTAAGAACCTGTCAAACCTGAGCTGAATGGGAGAGCTGCAGatgttattgttcatttttttcttgataGAATTGTGACTCAGAGCTCTTTCTGAGCCTGGTATGCTCTACTACTTTTAATGACCAAGAGTCATATTGGCTAAAATGACGGCCTCCATGTCTCCCATTAGGATGACATAAAAGCCTGATTTTATCTTCTGAAAAACCCATTTAAAAAGCTTTGCACACAGTCTCTAAATTGCACCTATTTCTCAGGGAAACAACCGAAAAGGTACACCGTGAgctaataatacaaaaatacagcCGTGTTCTCTTCCAGTATGATGGTGTCCATAATGGATAATATTCAGTTCTGACCAGCTTGGATTCATCTTCAATAGAAAAATTACAGTACTCGTTGACATTTTGCTTTGATTATAATTTTAATGCAGCATCAGTGGCTTTTTACAAGTAATAAGTTTAAAAGGTACAGTACAATGTGAATATTTTTGATTATTCGTATTACTGTGTAGTCATCCTTGTTATTGCAAACTAATTTCAAACCATAATTTTCACACCCACCCACGCACAtaaattaacattttcacaGCCTTCTATACAcacagcgtacacacacacacactacacacacacacacactcacacacgcacacccccacacacctgccTACACACTCATGGAACTAGACACAACAGCAGTGAAACATCTTGTGTAAAACCTGAGAATGTAACCTCAAGCAGGAAAGGCCTCTGCTACGTAGAGCACTGTACATTGACTGAACCAGAACAGCTGGACAAATATCATAGTGACTCTACATGGTTGTTTACCCTGGTTTTAAACACATCTCCTAATGACTGTAAAAAAGAACATGATATTGCTGGCCCTGTTATTCAAGATTCTTTATGAATTACCCAATTTCCGACAAAAGTAGAAACAGCAccgatatattttttaattggggACATGAAGGCTGATTAGAAAATAATTAAGTCATCTCAAATTATTAATATGCTTAGactacatatacactcagtgagcacttaggtattcattagacatatttttatacctattaagtcttctgctgctgtagcctatccactttgatttatgatgcgttgtgtgttcggagattatcttctgcacaccattgttgtaatgtgtggttatttgcattactgtcaccttcctgtcagctttaactaGTCTAGTCGCATGTCAAGATCAGAAATTTCTaagatacacaaaccaccctgtctggcaccaacaatcattccacagtcaaagtcacttatatcacatttcttccccattctgacattttgtctgaaaaacagctgaacctcttgaccacgtctgcatgcttttatgcatttagtttctgccacatgattggctgattaaatatttgcattagcaagttGAGTGTATatcaaatttttttaaataccgtGCAGTGCGTAAGGGTTTGCATTGCAACACAATTTATATTGTTTTCTACTCCAGCATATTGGCTTTGTAATtaaacaatgactatgaggttaaagtgcagatgaTCAGCATTCATTTGCGGGTAATTAAATCTGTATTGGGAGATCTGAGTTGGAATTAGTGTcacttttatacatagtcttgACCATGTTAAAGGAGCAAacataattggacaaattagcATAATCTTAAATAAAGTTGTCATCGTTAGAAGCCTACTtaattgcaaatcctttgcattcgGGGACTGTCTTCTGTGACTCATGGACATCAGCAGATGCTGGGTATCCTCCCTAGTGATGCTCTGCAAGGCCtctactgcagccatctttagtCATTTTTTTCTGGGGCATTTTGCTTTCAGTCATGCCTTTAGCATGTGAAAAGCATGTTCAATGGAATTCAGGATTCGTGGTCTACCAGCTCATTTGTATTGCTTGGCTCAAAGGGTGAGTTCATGTTTACATACATAGTAATACCTTCCATTTTaagctgcactttaacctcctaTAGTTtttaatccaatgtgctggagttcaGGGCAAAGACAACtataattgtgtcactgtcaaaacACGACTGCACTGTCCTgtatatgaaaaatatgtatatcCTCACTAAGCTGAGTGCTGCCAATTGCTGGCTTCCGCGCTCTCATTAGCGGTGGATATAGAAaggaagcaaataaataaataataaatacacaaataaaatgtagcaaAAG is a window of Conger conger chromosome 1, fConCon1.1, whole genome shotgun sequence DNA encoding:
- the LOC133138298 gene encoding synapse differentiation-inducing gene protein 1-like — translated: MESLSELQNPLLDKNSKHVVKGDYGYKGDFPNNQYQENIINYFVTGGGGKAKAHQLLDATSLHLAVEAFYKPNFILYKDDVSVKGKDYKSECCETTFTENKEATSECGTTEDPQAKLLGENDVKIQTVSYEVEEEEYHEYESDCSSDSESEDNFIMVPPRDHLGLAIFSMLCCFWPLGIAAFYFSQGTSKAIAKGDFPLASTASRRALFLAALSITIGTGVYVGVVVALIAYLSKSGHV